One Candida dubliniensis CD36 chromosome 1, complete sequence genomic region harbors:
- a CDS encoding spliceosome (dis)assembly complex subunit, putative (Similar to S. cerevisiae NTR1;~Similar to C. albicans TIF39), with protein sequence MPGNVQNTGLLFKKSDTTSESDIQTTMSRGSMMMAAIHDEYSDLEEEEEENQKPIDQPLYGEELNSDRSDNFQKYGIGAKLLMKMGYQKGKGLGVNQEGIINPIETKLRPKGLGVGAVKEKVQSNYSDSDEDELGIDFKNKSVKVTASSLSDKLYDTIMKFEKLNINLPSHIRIFLDQRLSLSDELFISKAEAVLASLNDIYGEVTKIIDRENIVEYSIGELEKANESTTIENLQKIKQILKNASSNEITSEEASKALLTNFPSEASAALAYLSLKRDQLERLTDASFFDLSYQKEKAIPTLHSIRNEFSQFGAESSTAHLDKYLYNKYSKIIKKILYYDSVDEEEEDKHKDISNHEVLLSVLSSWASNPIFVFQEKRMTQLATNIIVPYLRSEFNIIDNENRSICNLPEYLLDFIAIFCNDELGIFEQVFLEYVDRYQNFLDFEVHGSLWDFSTSKRQMEQAISIINEFNNNWAPTVTKFLPRKVETFYNTFFRSFTKWLEVLSFDGANDIARIDNAFLLFKYVEGKDLLFLLQFRIFNPWLQRLLQTFVNEPQSVPKWYSFWYSYFANKLQECNNVTSETINWYLNKALDMIEAKFDSAVCESVPKLNGSMLPDCEVLISNSRNVKVNVNGIPSYQLSTSFKDVVAQFCLQNNILMKPLKNELSLQKGFPVYQFNQNDLSNKKIYGYIDDDVLWVGKVDDEEFVPINLENLTSCIQ encoded by the coding sequence ATGCCAGGAAATGTTCAAAATACAGGCTTATTGTTTAAAAAGTCAGACACGACTAGTGAATCGGATATACAAACTACTATGTCGAGGGGTAGTATGATGATGGCAGCGATCCATGATGAATACTCAGATctagaagaagaggaagaagagaATCAGAAACCTATAGATCAACCTCTTTATGGAGAAGAACTTAATAGTGATAGATCTGACAATTTCCAGAAGTATGGTATTGGggcaaaattattaatgaagatGGGGTAtcaaaaaggaaaaggtCTAGGGGTAAATCAGGAAGGAATAATAAATCCCATTGAAACCAAGCTACGGCCTAAAGGATTAGGTGTCGGGGCAGTCAAAGAGAAAGTGCAAAGTAACTATTCAGATAGCGACGAGGACGAATTGGGTATAGAttttaaaaacaaatctGTAAAGGTGACAGCATCTTCTTTATCAGATAAATTGTATGATACAATCATGAAGTTTGAGAAACTAAACATAAATTTGCCTTCACATATTagaatttttttggatCAGAGATTATCATTGCTGGATGAACTATTCATTCTGAAAGCAGAAGCTGTTCTTGCGAGTTTAAATGATATCTATGGAGAAGTAACTAAAATCATTGATCGAGAGAATATCGTGGAATATCTGATAGGAGAACTCGAGAAAGCAAACGAGTCAACTACAATAGAAAACTTGCAAAAGATAAAACAGATATTAAAGAACGCTTCAAGTAATGAGATAACAAGTGAAGAAGCATCAAAAGCGttattaacaaatttcCCCCTGGAAGCCAGTGCAGCTTTGGCATACCTTTCATTGAAAAGAGACCAACTAGAACGGTTGACAGATGcttcattttttgatttactGTACCAAAAAGAGAAAGCGATTCCCACTTTGCATAGTATTAGAAACGAATTCCTGCAATTTGGCGCTGAATCCTCAACAGCACATTTAGATAAATACTTGTACAACAAGTATTCgaaaattatcaaaaaaatactatATTACGATTCAGtggatgaagaagaagaggataAACATAAAGATATACTGAATCATGAAGTCTTGTTATCTGTCCTATCATCGTGGGCGAGCAATCCAATATTTGTATTCCAAGAAAAGCGAATGACTCAACTTGcaacaaatataatagTTCCGTATTTGAGATCAGAGTTTAacataattgataatgagaACAGATCAATTTGCAATCTTCCTGAATACTTATTAGATTTTATAGCAATCTTTTGTAACGATGAATTGGGTATTTTTGAACAAGTCTTTTTGGAATATGTGGATAGATACCAAAActttcttgattttgaagTTCATGGTTCTTTGTGGGATTTTCTGACCCTGAAAAGACAAATGGAGCAAGCAATCAGCATTATCAACGaatttaacaataattgGGCACCAACAGTTACCAAGTTTCTACCGAGAAAAGTCGAAACGTTTTACAACACTTTTTTCAGATCATTTACCAAATGGCTAGAAGTTCTCCTGTTTGATGGCGCAAATGACATCGCAAGAATTGATAATGCCTTTTTATTGTTCAAATATGTCGAGGGcaaagatttattatttttactACAATTTCGGATTTTCAATCCGTGGTTGCAAAGGTTGCTTCAAACATTCGTCAATGAACCACAAAGTGTTCCCAAATGGTATAGTTTCTGGTACTCATATTTTGCTAATAAGCTACAAGAATGCAATAATGTCACCTCAGAAACCATTAATTGGTATTTGAACAAAGCCTTGGATATGATTGAAGCAAAGTTCGATTCAGCTGTATGCGAATCTGTCCCTAAGTTGAATGGTAGTATGCTACCAGATTGTGAGGTATTAATAAGCAATTCTAGAAACGTAAAGGTAAATGTGAATGGGATACCATCTTATCAACTAAGCACTTCATTTAAAGATGTTGTTGCCCAGTTTTGTTTACAAAATAACATATTAATGAAACCTTTAAAAAATGAACTACTGTTACAAAAGGGGTTCCCCGTATATCAGTTTAATCAGAATGACTTActgaacaaaaaaatttatggATATATTGACGATGATGTGTTATGGGTGGGAAAAGTTGACGACGAGGAATTCGTGCCAATCAATCTAGAAAATTTGACTAGTTGCATACAATAA
- a CDS encoding RNA polymerase II elongation accessory factor, CDC73 family, putative (Similar to S. cerevisiae CDC73;~Similar to C. albicans CDC73): MSSSSPLKAFRKAVIKEEKIEFFKNGEKTDSINDATEVQFGTDKNKYSLDMVTNFYNDEKLTEAQSLRSVVFCYLHEKDSITDYKVAGENLNIPVFSFLVKTELSTWLHGNSDSCMFIKREAEDKTSKSVKSTDSSSQVTSKKHKLDDPQLERISKFERESVDHNAALRGTKNIDFGYLVSDAKKFMHELKRTKHMPGTNTHGNRGPKKQPIILVSPATTALLSLSNIKGFLEDGVFTEPVPGNRPNGGLVIVNHPSDKLISTGQKIMVVDNIENFNKMEYWDRVIAIFTTGQTWQFSRYIHPEPEVLFQKYRGFYFGYQGEIAPPQIKDWNVSEIRVDRDKRFKDKVIVRDFWAEIERILVNKGYGKSY, from the coding sequence ATGAGTTCATCATCTCCACTCAAGGCTTTTCGTAAGGCTGTAATCAAAGAGGAAAAAATAgagtttttcaaaaatggtGAGAAAACTGATCTGATCAATGATGCTACAGAGGTGCAATTCGGGACggataaaaataaatattcgTTGGATATGGTCACCAATTTctataatgatgaaaaattgactGAAGCACAAAGTTTGCGATCTGTTgtattttgttatttgCATGAAAAGGATTCAATCACAGATTATAAAGTGGCTggtgaaaatttgaatatcCCTGTGTTTAGTTTTTTGGTGAAAACCGAATTATCGACATGGTTACACGGAAACAGTGATAGTTGTATGTTCATCAAAAGGGAAGCAGAGGATAAGACATCAAAAAGCGTGAAATCAACTGATTCCTCTCTGCAAGTGACTAGCAAGAAGCATAAATTGGACGATCCGCAATTAGAAAGGATAAGTAAGTTTGAAAGGGAATCAGTAGACCACAATGCAGCATTAAGAGGCACCAAAAATATAGACTTTGGGTACTTGGTATCCGATGCCAAAAAATTCATGCATGAACTAAAGCGTACCAAACATATGCCTGGAACAAACACCCATGGGAACAGAGGTCCTAAAAAGCAGCCAATTATTCTTGTTTCGCCAGCTACCACTGCGTTACTATCATTATCGAATATTAAAGGGTTTCTTGAGGATGGTGTATTTACTGAACCTGTTCCAGGAAATAGACCTAATGGAGGATTGGTTATTGTCAACCATCCTTCAGACAAATTGATATCCACTGGTCAGAAAATAATGGTTGTGGacaatattgaaaacttCAACAAAATGGAGTATTGGGATAGAGTTATTGCTATATTTACAACGGGGCAGACATGGCAATTTAGCAGATATATACATCCTGAACCAGAGGTCTTGTTTCAAAAGTATCGTGGATTCTATTTTGGGTACCAAGGAGAAATTGCCCCACCACAGATTAAAGATTGGAACGTGTCAGAAATAAGAGTGGATAGGGATAAACGATTCAAGGATAAAGTTATTGTGAGGGATTTTTGGGCAGAGATAGAGAGAATACTTGTCAATAAGGGATATGGGAAGCTGTactaa
- a CDS encoding threonyl-trna synthetase, mitochondrial precursor, putative (Similar to S. cerevisiae MST1;~Similar to C. albicans MST1), giving the protein MLIPRRGPRLLSQGIYRFLSTKTKEAESSTQSNHVISSKQLLYTTDPTSPGSIFFLPHGTRILNKLIQFMKNQQTKYGFQEVVTPLIFKTKLWKKSGHWDNYKDDMFKVVGNDITKEEHTDNIEEHEYGLKPMNCPSHCMIFAKFDRSYQELPVRYSDFSSLHRNEASGALSGLTRVRRFHQDDGHIFCSMDQIDGEIKNTLDLIKDTYNVFGINEIEFYLSTRPEDKFIGNIDTWDIAELQLKNVLNATAGEGNWSIREGDGAFYGPKIDVLLKDAFNKKHQVGTIQLDFQLPNRFELKYVGEDGKRDHQPILVHRAVFGSLERFFAILLDHYQGKWPFWINPRQALIVPINESHVPVAEELQKKLSGDIISCDKSIAPLTGFNFHVDVDKRGETVGARTKDAIQKGYSYLIMIGDKDIANGTFAVRSRDDRKIRNMTSDDIYKMFIALEQSYK; this is encoded by the coding sequence ATGTTAATACCGAGGAGAGGTCCCAGACTACTCAGTCAGGGAATATACCGGTTCTTATCCACCAAGACAAAAGAAGCTGAGTCATCAACTCAGTCTAATCATGTGATATCatcaaaacaattattgtATACAACCGATCCAACGTCGCCAGGTTCTATATTCTTTTTACCCCACGGTACCAGaatattgaacaaattgataCAGTTTATGAAGAATCAACAAACCAAGTATGGATTTCAGGAAGTAGTCACTCCTTTGATTTTCAAGACCAAATTATGGAAAAAATCAGGCCATTGGGACAATTATAAAGATGATATGTTCAAAGTTGTTGGTAATGATATAACGAAGGAGGAACATACTGACAATATAGAAGAGCATGAGTATGGCTTGAAACCAATGAATTGCCCGAGCCACTGCATGATATTTGCTAAATTTGATCGATCATACCAGGAATTGCCAGTGAGATACTCTGATTTCAGTTCATTGCATAGAAACGAAGCTAGTGGAGCCTTATCGGGATTAACCAGGGTTAGGAGATTCCACCAAGATGATGGGCATATTTTTTGTTCCATGGATCAGATTGACGgagaaattaaaaacacCTTAGATTTGATCAAAGACACATACAATGTGTTTGGTATCAACGAAATTGAGTTTTATTTGTCAACTAGACCCGAGGataaatttattggaaATATAGATACATGGGATATTGCAGAGTTGCAATTGAAGAATGTGTTGAATGCCACTGCTGGTGAGGGAAACTGGTCTATTAGAGAAGGGGATGGTGCATTTTATGGACCAAAAATAGAtgtattattaaaagatgCCTTCAACAAGAAGCACCAAGTAGGTACCATTCAACTAGATTTTCAATTACCAAATAGATTTGAGTTAAAATACGTTGGTGAAGATGGTAAACGTGACCATCAGCCAATACTTGTACATAGAGCCGTTTTTGGATCACTAGAGAGGTTCTTTGCTATATTACTAGACCATTACCAGGGGAAATGGCCATTTTGGATTAATCCAAGACAGGCATTAATTGTTCCGATCAATGAGTCACATGTCCCAGTCGCTGAGGAGTTGCAAAAGAAACTCAGCGGTGACATTATTAGTTGTGACAAAAGCATTGCCCCACTTACAGGGTTCAACTTTCACGTTGATGTCGATAAGAGAGGAGAAACAGTTGGGGCAAGAACCAAAGATGCCATCCAGAAAGGTTATTCGTATCTTATCATGATTGGTGATAAAGATATAGCAAATGGCACTTTTGCAGTTAGAAGTCGGGATGACAGAAAGATTAGAAATATGACTTCAGATGACATTTATAAAATGTTTATTGCATTAGAACAATCATACAAATAG
- a CDS encoding mitochondrial distribution and morphology factor, mitochondrial precursor, putative (Similar to S. cerevisiae MDM31;~Similar to C. albicans MDM31) — translation MSLRNLLGLSKRLNRQTLLFSKIQQKSSIGPTVISAIQPHRRFSPSLIASHRKQANQFDKQQKPILKEQLGDSIKHETELIPTKEQLLAKANSMYSRLKIRLKWLLKKSNRPFNTDDYSAFFSWLVVGNVFLFFVATTTFVSIVIFTANTMFAQEFVARKLGEFITKNSNLTVTFENAIVPGWSDGKISFRKCFVSRRPKRVEKFIKGSQQEAYEESLQNEGTNEDEEDIFEDDGNYTQFDLTIEEVNISLSLNKWVNGTGMIETLELKGMRGVVDRTHVHWKPDDDATNYKNIHQPGDFEFESFKMEDVLFTLMQPNGFRKFNVAIYNCELSKLRKHWLFYDFLNANVMSGAYDNSLFTIHKKQRLNDFDEYASANGNLQKWKRVTRMRVDSLSIDHLNTGLEGPFGWITSGRVDMIGDVMVPQENNEMNVSELVSMITDAIKKEASRYKNPEVQEKHPNLRTRLTADDYRDISKYFVLDLTLRLNNVRAKVPFKSPELSYINYALIRPIVAYINSKNNFIEIHNRIVKNLQDFSGSWTIYDSLLMDDISEEVYDNFAEYVADEEARLIRLKRIGFWSLQLLVQLVLFGVGAVA, via the coding sequence ATGTCACTAAGGAATCTATTAGGACTACTGAAGCGATTGAATAGGCAAACCTTGTTGTTCCTGAAAATTCAACAGAAATCTTCAATTGGCCCAACTGTAATATCGGCAATACAACCACATCGACGTTTTTCCCCTTCATTAATTGCATCACATAGGAAACAAGCCAACCAATTtgacaaacaacaaaagccAATTTTAAAAGAGCAACTAGGAGACAGCATAAAACATGAGACAGAACTTATTCCCACAAAAGAACAGTTGTTGGCGAAAGCAAACAGCATGTATTCAAGATTGAAAATACGCTTGAAATGGCTTCTTAAAAAATCCAATCGTCCTTTCAACACTGACGACTACTCGGCTTTCTTCTCCTGGTTGGTTGTTGGAAAtgtatttttgttttttgttgcCACAACCACTTTTGTATCGATTGTCATATTTACGGCCAACACAATGTTTGCTCAAGAATTCGTGGCTAGGAAATTGGGGGAGTTTATCACAAAAAATTCCAACTTAACAGTGACATTTGAGAACGCAATTGTTCCAGGCTGGTCAGATGGTAAAATAAGTTTTCGAAAATGTTTTGTTAGCAGAAGACCCAAAAGAGTGGAGAAATTTATCAAAGGCTCGCAACAGGAAGCATACGAAGAGAGCTTACAAAACGAAGGCAccaatgaagatgaagaggATATTTTTGAGGATGACGGCAATTACactcaatttgatttgaccATCGAGGAAGTGAATATATCTTTATCACTTAACAAATGGGTCAACGGCACTGGTATGATTGAGACATTGGAATTGAAAGGAATGAGAGGAGTGGTGGATAGAACTCATGTTCATTGGAAGCCCGACGACGATGCCACTAATTACAAGAATATACATCAACCTGGTGactttgaatttgaatcattCAAAATGGAGGATGTTTTGTTTACATTGATGCAACCAAATGGGTTCAGGAAGTTTAATGTTGCAATTTACAATTGTGAGTTATCCAAACTAAGAAAGCATTGGTTATTCtatgattttttgaatgcTAATGTCATGAGTGGCGCATATGATAACTCTCTTTTCACAATACATAAGAAGCAGCGATTGAATGATTTCGACGAATACGCCTCTGCTAATGGTAACTTGCAGAAATGGAAACGAGTCACACGTATGAGAGTTGACTCTTTGAGTATTGATCATTTAAATACTGGCTTAGAAGGTCCATTTGGCTGGATTACAAGTGGACGAGTAGATATGATTGGCGATGTTATGGTTCCCCAAGAAAACAACGAGATGAATGTTTCTGAGTTAGTAAGCATGATTACCGATGCCATCAAAAAGGAGGCAAGTCGATATAAGAACCCCGAAGTGCAAGAGAAACATCCAAACTTGCGAACGAGATTAACTGCAGATGATTATCGCGATATTCTGAAATACTTTGTATTGGACCTAACCCTACGATTAAACAATGTGAGAGCAAAAGTCCCATTTAAATCGCCGGAATTGTCATATATCAATTATGCTCTTATCAGGCCGATCGTTGCATACATAAACTCAAAAAACAACTTTATTGAAATACACAATAGAATAGTTAAAAATCTACAGGATTTCAGTGGATCATGGACAATTTATGACTCTTTACTAATGGATGATATATCTGAGGAAGTGTACGACAATTTTGCAGAATATGTTGCTGATGAAGAAGCCCGTCTAATACGGTTGAAACGTATTGGATTCTGGTCTCTTCAATTATTGGTTCAACTTGTATTGTTTGGAGTTGGCGCCGTGGCATAA
- a CDS encoding peptide epimerase, putative, which produces MSVPIVPFGKQFRAKYFTNMDDDVFPINHGSYGLTPTPVHKKYLELIVQNASYTDKFMKYDIKDIYIESLKALAKVLKCDYHHLAFVDNATSGVNTILRSYPFKKGDKLVIQSTVYGACGNTVKFLHDRYGVEFIVVNLNYPITDEEILSKFERMFVEEKPKLCLFDTISSMPGVVFPHERLAKLCNKYSVLSLIDGAHGIGCIPQDLGDLKPDFYVTNLHKWFYVPFGCAVLYIDPKHHNVVHTLPISHSYLEDHVKLSDKDQKNRLIDRFFFYGTKNYASIQVIPEAIKFRTEVCGGETKIYDYCHGLAKQVGELVSRKWGTSYLDQKGSTLISTMVTVEVPTKDYPEIVKNWSVIDDHVYNKMFDRKAYTPCIAHNGKLFARFSCQVYNELSDYDYASDVVIQTLREVASEQYKKYKL; this is translated from the coding sequence atgagTGTTCCAATTGTTCCTTTTGGAAAACAATTCAGAGCTAAATATTTCACTAATATGGATGATGATGTATTTCCCATCAACCACGGGTCTTATGGCTTGACCCCTACCCCAGTCCACAAAAAGTATTTGGAGTTGATTGTCCAAAATGCATCATACACTGATAAATTTATGAAGTATGATATTAAAGATATTTATATTGAGTCGTTGAAGGCATTAGCTAAAGTGCTCAAGTGTGATTACCATCATCTAGCCTTCGTGGATAATGCTACCTCTGGTGTGAATACAATATTGCGTAGTTACCCTTTTAAGAAAGGTGATAAGTTAGTTATTCAAAGCACAGTTTACGGAGCTTGTGGGAACACGGTCAAGTTCTTGCATGACAGATATGGAGTTGAGTTTATTGTTGTGAATTTAAACTACCCAATAACTGATGAGGAAATATTGTCTAAATTTGAACGAATGtttgttgaagaaaaacCGAAgctttgtttgtttgataCTATATCATCTATGCCGGGAGTTGTTTTCCCCCACGAGAGATTGGCAAAGCTTTGTAATAAGTATCTGGTTTTGTCATTAATTGATGGTGCGCATGGAATTGGTTGTATTCCACAGGATCTAGGAGATTTGAAACCAGATTTCTACGTTACAAACTTGCATAAATGGTTTTATGTTCCATTTGGATGTGCTGTTTTGTATATTGACCCTAAGCACCACAATGTTGTTCATACTTTACCAATTAGTCATCTGTATCTTGAAGATCATGTCAAATTATCCGACAAAGATCAGAAAAACAGATTAATTGAcagatttttcttttacgGGACCAAAAATTATGCGTCAATTCAAGTTATTCCGGAAGCTATTAAATTTAGAACTGAGGTTTGCGGTGGTGAAACAAAGATTTATGATTATTGCCACGGCTTAGCTAAACAGGTTGGTGAGTTGGTTTCAAGAAAATGGGGGACTTCATATTTAGACCAAAAAGGTTCTACTTTGATCAGTACTATGGTTACGGTTGAGGTTCCTACCAAAGATTATCCTGAGATTGTGAAGAATTGGTCTGTTATTGATGATCATGtttataataaaatgtTTGATCGTAAGGCTTACACCCCTTGTATTGCCCACAATGGGAAATTGTTTGCTAGATTTTCATGTCAAGTTTACAATGAATTGAGTGACTACGACTATGCAAGTGATGTTGTGATACAAACTCTTAGAGAAGTCGCCTCCGAACAATACAAAAAGTATAAGTTATAG
- a CDS encoding D-isomer specific 2-hydroxyacid dehydrogenase, putative: MTTGTSKPKVLLVGEFIYSKQKWSELEGIAKVVQCESTTREQFIQDLQTKYNDITSIARTFYSVNETGRFDADLAQHMPKTLKSISHCGAGYDQVDVEPFTRLRVQVSNVTEPVERPTADVAVFLVLACMRNFLQGRQILMNGEWPLNGDQEAGGAPLGHTPQGKVVGILGMGGIGRAIRDRLKPFGFDRIVYYNRKQLSPELEKGAEYVTMDELFKQSDVIIIGVPLNAKTRHLINKDAIQKMKDGVVLVNIARGAIIDEKQLPGLIKSGKIGAFGADVFEHEPEVSSELVNLPNVIALPHMGTHSVEALTNMEEWVVSNVETFIKTGKLKTIVPEQQGIF, encoded by the coding sequence atGACAACAGGCACATCCAAACCAAAAGTTCTTCTTGTAGGGGAGTTTATTTATTCGAAACAGAAATGGTCTGAATTAGAAGGAATTGCAAAAGTAGTTCAATGTGAATCAACCACTCGTGAACAATTCATTCAAGATTTGCAAACAAAATATAACGACATCACCTCCATTGCACGTACATTTTATTCTGTCAATGAAACCGGACGCTTTGATGCAGATTTGGCACAGCATATGCCAAAAACCTTAAAGTCAATTAGTCACTGTGGTGCTGGTTACGATCAAGTTGACGTTGAACCATTTACCAGATTGCGGGTTCAGGTATCGAATGTGACTGAGCCGGTTGAAAGACCAACTGCTGATGTGGCTGTATTTTTAGTATTAGCCTGTATGAGGAATTTTCTACAAGGTCGTCAGATTTTGATGAATGGTGAGTGGCCTTTAAATGGAGACCAGGAGGCTGGAGGCGCTCCTCTTGGACATACGCCTCAAGGGAAAGTGGTTGGTATTTTGGGTATGGGTGGCATAGGTAGAGCTATTAGAGATAGATTGAAACCCTTTGGGTTTGATagaattgtttattataaCAGAAAACAGTTGAGTCCTGAATTAGAAAAAGGAGCTGAGTATGTTACTATGGATGAATTGTTCAAGCAATCCGATGTAATAATTATTGGGGTCCCGTTAAATGCTAAAACAAGACACTTGATCAACAAGGATGCCATTCAAAAGATGAAGGATGGCGTGGTTTTGGTAAATATAGCAAGAGGAGCAATTATAGATGAAAAACAGCTTCCAGGCTTGATCAAATCTGGTAAGATTGGAGCTTTTGGTGCCGATGTATTTGAACATGAACCAGAAGTTTCGTCCGAACTAGTTAATTTACCCAATGTTATTGCTCTACCCCATATGGGCACACACTCTGTTGAGGCACTTACGAATATGGAAGAATGGGTAGTTTCTAATGTGGAAACGTTCATCAAAACTGggaaattaaaaacaatCGTACCAGAGCAACAAGGTATATTTTGA